One genomic region from Quercus robur chromosome 4, dhQueRobu3.1, whole genome shotgun sequence encodes:
- the LOC126723371 gene encoding putative ABC transporter C family member 15 isoform X3 produces MVLENMFNLQGAIQWLQLDSPCLWEHASIVVQLGFYAIILVHLARNFPGLICKNRRKVMDRGIDKYLIRIKVSTAYIASIICSCLLLGIHFLMLMMLLNGSGTQCNSKARAFSSEIMQVLSWAITLVTVYIIPNKKNIKFPWLLRAWWLCSFLLSIICTALDTHFRVINHGKLGVRDYADFLGLLASTCLLVISIRGKTGIIFSVPNGIAEPLLNGKTDEHSEYKRISLYGKATLVQLVTFSWMNPLFAVGFKKPLEQEEIPDVDIKDSARFLSHSFNESLKQVKERDGTTNPSIYKAIYLYTRKKAAINALFAVISAAASYVGPYLINDFVRFLTERSTRSLESGYLLALGFLGAKTVETITQRQWIFGARLLGLHLRVALISRIYKKGLLLSSQSRQNHTSGEIINYMSVDIQRITDFIWYLNIIWMLPVQISLAIYILHTNLGLGSFAALAATLIVMGCNIPLTRVQKRYQSKIMEAKDNRMKSTSEVLRNMKALKLQAWDIEFLQRLESLRKIEYGWLWKSLRLSALSALIFWGSPAFISVVTFGACMLMGIELTAGRVLSALATFRMLQDPIFNLPDLLSVIAQAKVSADRISSYLQQDEIQKDAIEYIPKHQTEYDIEIDSGRFSWDLESRNPTLEGIQLKVKRGMKVAICGTVGAGKSSLLSCVLGEIQKLSGTVKISGTKAYVPQSPWILTGNIRENILFGNKYDSAKYNRTVKACALTKDFELFSCGDLTEIGERGINMSGGQKQRIQIARAAYQDADIYLLDDPFSAVDAHTGTQLFEECLMGILKEKTILFVTHQVEFLPAADLILVMQNGRIAQAGRFEELMKQKIGFEVLVGAHSQALDSILSVENSSRTSQSPTADDELNTDSTSNAELLHTQHDSEHNLSLEITEIGGKLVQDEEREKGSIGKEVYWSYLTVVKGGALVPFILLAQSSFQILQVASNYWMAWASPPTSETEPKVAMDFILLVYVVLAVGSSLCVLARAVLVAKAGLWTAEKLFTNMLHSIFRAPMAFFDSTPFGRILNRASTDQSVLDLELANKLGWCAFSIIQLLGTIAVMSQVAWEVFVIFIPVTAICIWYQQYYIPTARELARLAGIERAPILHHFAESLSGAATIRAFDQEDRFIDGNIGLVDNHSRPWFHNMSAMEWLSFRLNLLSNFVFAFSLVLLVTLPEGIINPSIAGLAVTYGINLNVLQASIIWNICNAENKMISVERILQYSNLTSEAPLVIEESRPPNNWPEVGTICFKNLQVRYAEHLPSVLKNITCTFPGRKKVGVVGRTGSGKSTLIQAIFRVVEPREGSIIVDDVDICKIGLHDLRSRLSIIPQDPAMFEGTVRTNLDPLQQYSDSEIWEALDKCQLGHLVHDKEEKLDSTVVENGENWSVGQRQLFCLGRALLKKSSILVLDEATASVDSATDGVLQKIISQEFTNRTVVTIAHRIHTVIDSDLVLVLSEGKIAEYDTPGKLLERPDSFFSKLIKEYSSRSQNFNNLANTHN; encoded by the exons ATGGTTTTGGAGAACATGTTCAATTTACAAGGTGCAATAC AATGGCTGCAACTAGACTCGCCTTGTTTGTGGGAGCATGCCAGCATCGTTGTGCAACTCGGTTTCTATGCAATAATTTTAGTACATCTAGCACGAAATTTTCCAGGCCTGATATGCAAAAACAGAAGAAAGGTTATGGATAGAGGCATAGACAAGTACCTCATCAGAATAAAAGTCAGCACTGCATATATAGCCAGCATAATTTGTTCCTGTTTACTACTGGGAATTCACTTCTTAATGCTAATGATGCTGCTAAATGGTAGTGGAACTCAATGCAACTCTAAAGCTCGAGCTTTTTCCTCAGAAATTATGCAAGTGCTATCATGGGCAATCACACTTGTTACTGTATACATAATCCCCAATAAAAAGAACATCAAGTTCCCCTGGTTACTAAGAGCATGGTGGCTTTGCAGCTTCCTGTTGTCCATTATTTGCACAGCTCTTGATACCCATTTCAGAGTTATAAACCATGGCAAACTTGGAGTACGAGATTATGCAGACTTCCTTGGCCTGCTTGCTTCTACATGCCTCTTAGTCATTTCAATCCGAGGGAAGACAGGTATCATCTTCAGTGTCcccaatggcattgccgaaccACTTCTCAATGGAAAAACTGATGAACATTCAGAATACAAGAGGATATCTTTATATGGCAAAGCTACTCTTGTCCAACTTGTTACCTTCTCTTGGATGAATCCACTTTTTGCTGTTGGGTTTAAGAAACCCCTCGAACAGGAGGAAATTCCCGATGTTGATATCAAGGACTCAGCAAGATTTCTCTCCCATTCCTTCAACGAGAGTCTAAAACAAGTTAAGGAGAGAGATGGGACTACAAATCCATCCATCTATAAGGCAATTTATTTGTATACCAGGAAGAAAGCAGCAATCAATGCATTATTTGCAGTGATAAGCGCTGCAGCATCCTATGTTGGCCCATACCTCATTAATGACTTTGTACGTTTCTTAACTGAGAGGAGCACCAGGAGTTTAGAGAGTGGGTACCTTCTGGCCCTAGGCTTTTTAGGTGCCAAAACCGTTGAGACAATCACACAAAGGCAATGGATTTTTGGGGCACGCCTGCTAGGCCTTCACCTTAGAGTTGCTCTTATATCTCGCATATACAAAAAAGGCTTACTCCTGTCAAGTCAATCCCGCCAGAACCACACTAGTGGAGAGATCATCAACTATATGAGTGTAGATATCCAAAGAATCACAGACTTCATTTGGTACTTAAACATAATATGGATGTTGCCTGTACAAATATCCTTAGCAATCTACATTCTACATACAAATCTAGGTTTGGGGTCATTCGCTGCATTAGCTGCAACTTTAATAGTCATGGGTTGCAATATACCCCTTACAAGAGTCCAGAAGAGATATCAATCTAAGATCATGGAAGCCAAGGACAATAGGATGAAATCCACTTCAGAAGTTCTTCGAAACATGAAGGCTCTTAAACTTCAAGCTTGGGACATTGAATTCCTTCAAAGGTTAGAAAGCTTGAGGAAAATAGAGTATGGTTGGTTATGGAAATCACTAAGGCTGTCAGCACTTTCAGCTCTTATCTTCTGGGGATCACCCGCATTTATCTCTGTGGTAACTTTTGGGGCATGTATGCTAATGGGGATTGAACTCACAGCTGGAAGAGTCTTATCTGCATTGGCCACCTTCCGAATGCTACAAGACCCTATATTCAATCTGCCTGACTTACTGTCTGTGATTGCACAGGCAAAAGTCTCAGCTGATAGAATTAGTTCCTACCTCCAGCAGGATGAAATTCAAAAGGATGCCATTGAGTATATTCCAAAACATCAAACAGAGTATGACATTGAGATTGACAGTGGAAGATTCAGCTGGGATCTTGAGTCAAGGAATCCAACTCTGGAAGGAATACAGTTAAAAGTGAAGAGGGGAATGAAGGTGGCAATATGCGGGACTGTGGGAGCAGGGAAGTCAAGCCTGCTCTCATGTGTGCTTGGAGAAATACAAAAGCTGTCAGGGACAGTGAAGATCAGTGGTACAAAGGCTTATGTGCCTCAGTCTCCATGGATACTGACAGGAAATATCAGGGAGAATATTCTCTTTGGGAATAAGTATGACAGTGCTAAGTATAACAGAACAGTCAAAGCATGTGCTTTGACAAAGgattttgaacttttctccTGTGGTGATCTAACAGAGATCGGTGAAAGAGGGATAAATATGAGTGGTGGCCAGAAGCAAAGGATACAGATTGCTCGTGCAGCATACCAAGATGCTGATATATATCTACTTGATGATCCTTTCAGTGCAGTTGATGCTCATACAGGCACCCAACTCTTTGAG GAATGCCTGATGGGGATTCTTAAAGAGAAGACTATACTTTTTGTTACTCACCAAGTTGAGTTTCTTCCAGCAGCAGACCTAATTCTG GTGATGCAAAATGGAAGAATTGCACAAGCCGGACGATTCGAAGAACTTATGAAGCAAAAAATAGGATTTGAGGTTTTGGTTGGTGCTCATAGCCAGGCTCTAGACTCTATCCTCTCAGTTGAAAATTCAAGTAGAACATCCCAAAGCCCTACAGCTGATGATGAATTGAACACAGATTCAACTTCAAATGCAGAACTTCTACACACACAACATGACTCTGAGCATAATCTCTCTCTTGAAATTACAGAAATAGGAGGTAAATTGGTGCaagatgaagaaagagagaaaggaagcaTCGGAAAAGAAGTTTACTGGTCTTATTTGACCGTTGTGAAAGGTGGGGCCCTAGTTCCATTCATCCTTTTGGCACAGTCATCATTCCAAATATTACAGGTAGCAAGTAACTACTGGATGGCATGGGCTTCTCCTCCCACAAGTGAGACAGAACCAAAAGTGGCAATGGACTTCATATTGCTTGTTTATGTAGTACTAGCTGTTGGAAGTTCACTTTGTGTTTTGGCGCGAGCTGTACTAGTAGCGAAAGCAGGACTTTGGACAGCAGAAAAGCTATTCACAAACATGTTGCATAGTATATTCCGAGCACCAATGGCATTTTTTGATTCAACCCCATTTGGAAGAATCTTAAATCGG GCATCTACAGATCAAAGTGTGTTAGACTTGGAATTGGCAAACAAATTAGGTTGGTGTGCTTTCTCAATAATACAGCTTCTAGGGACTATTGCAGTGATGTCGCAGGTGGCATGGGAAGTATTTGTCATTTTCATTCCAGTAACTGCAATCTGCATATGGTATCAG CAATATTACATACCAACAGCAAGAGAACTGGCCCGCTTAGCCGGTATAGAACGAGCACCAATCCTCCACCACTTTGCAGAATCACTATCAGGAGCTGCAACAATCCGTGCTTTTGATCAAGAAGACCGTTTTATTGACGGAAACATTGGTCTTGTTGACAACCACTCAAGGCCATGGTTTCATAATATGTCAGCAATGGAATGGCTTTCTTTCAGACTGAATTTGCTATCTAATTTTGTGTTTGCCTTCTCATTGGTATTACTGGTGACCCTTCCTGAAGGAATTATCAATCCAA GCATTGCAGGGTTGGCAGTGACATATGGAATAAATTTGAATGTTTTGCAAGCTTCAATTATATGGAACATATGCAATGCAGAAAATAAGATGATATCAGTTGAAAGAATTCTTCAGTACTCGAACCTAACAAGCGAAGCGCCACTTGTGATTGAAGAGAGCAGACCACCAAATAACTGGCCAGAAGTTGGAACAATATGCTTCAAAAATTTGCAG GTCCGTTATGCTGAACATTTACCATCTGTCCTGAAAAACATTACTTGCACATTTCCGGGAAGGAAGAAAGTTGGTGTTGTAGGAAGGACAGGGAGTGGTAAATCAACCCTCATACAGGCCATTTTCAGGGTTGTTGAGCCCAGAGAGGGAAGCATTATAGTTGATGATGTGGATATTTGCAAGATAGGACTTCATGACTTAAGATCAAGGCTTAGCATCATACCACAGGACCCAGCTATGTTTGAGGGAACCGTTAGAACAAACTTAGACCCACTACAGCAGTATTCTGACAGTGAAATATGGGAG GCTCTGGATAAATGTCAACTAGGTCATTTAGTGCATGATAAGGAAGAGAAGTTGGATTCCACAG TGGTTGAAAACGGAGAAAACTGGAGTGTGGGCCAAAGACAATTATTTTGCCTTGGAAGAGCCTTGCTGAAGAAGAGTAGCATTCTTGTACTGGATGAAGCGACAGCCTCAGTTGATTCTGCAACTGATGGAGTATTACAGAAGATCATTAGTCAAGAGTTCACAAATCGGACAGTTGTCACTATAGCCCACAGAATCCACACGGTTATAGATAGTGATCTTGTTTTGGTCCTCAGTGAAGGCAA AATTGCAGAATATGACACGCCAGGAAAGCTACTAGAACGACCAGATTCGTTCTTCTCTAAACTCATAAAGGAGTATTCCTCAAGATCACAAAATTTCAACAACTTAGCAAATACTCATAATTAA
- the LOC126723371 gene encoding putative ABC transporter C family member 15 isoform X2, which produces MVLENMFNLQEKILQFWTEWLQLDSPCLWEHASIVVQLGFYAIILVHLARNFPGLICKNRRKVMDRGIDKYLIRIKVSTAYIASIICSCLLLGIHFLMLMMLLNGSGTQCNSKARAFSSEIMQVLSWAITLVTVYIIPNKKNIKFPWLLRAWWLCSFLLSIICTALDTHFRVINHGKLGVRDYADFLGLLASTCLLVISIRGKTGIIFSVPNGIAEPLLNGKTDEHSEYKRISLYGKATLVQLVTFSWMNPLFAVGFKKPLEQEEIPDVDIKDSARFLSHSFNESLKQVKERDGTTNPSIYKAIYLYTRKKAAINALFAVISAAASYVGPYLINDFVRFLTERSTRSLESGYLLALGFLGAKTVETITQRQWIFGARLLGLHLRVALISRIYKKGLLLSSQSRQNHTSGEIINYMSVDIQRITDFIWYLNIIWMLPVQISLAIYILHTNLGLGSFAALAATLIVMGCNIPLTRVQKRYQSKIMEAKDNRMKSTSEVLRNMKALKLQAWDIEFLQRLESLRKIEYGWLWKSLRLSALSALIFWGSPAFISVVTFGACMLMGIELTAGRVLSALATFRMLQDPIFNLPDLLSVIAQAKVSADRISSYLQQDEIQKDAIEYIPKHQTEYDIEIDSGRFSWDLESRNPTLEGIQLKVKRGMKVAICGTVGAGKSSLLSCVLGEIQKLSGTVKISGTKAYVPQSPWILTGNIRENILFGNKYDSAKYNRTVKACALTKDFELFSCGDLTEIGERGINMSGGQKQRIQIARAAYQDADIYLLDDPFSAVDAHTGTQLFEECLMGILKEKTILFVTHQVEFLPAADLILVMQNGRIAQAGRFEELMKQKIGFEVLVGAHSQALDSILSVENSSRTSQSPTADDELNTDSTSNAELLHTQHDSEHNLSLEITEIGGKLVQDEEREKGSIGKEVYWSYLTVVKGGALVPFILLAQSSFQILQVASNYWMAWASPPTSETEPKVAMDFILLVYVVLAVGSSLCVLARAVLVAKAGLWTAEKLFTNMLHSIFRAPMAFFDSTPFGRILNRASTDQSVLDLELANKLGWCAFSIIQLLGTIAVMSQVAWEVFVIFIPVTAICIWYQQYYIPTARELARLAGIERAPILHHFAESLSGAATIRAFDQEDRFIDGNIGLVDNHSRPWFHNMSAMEWLSFRLNLLSNFVFAFSLVLLVTLPEGIINPSIAGLAVTYGINLNVLQASIIWNICNAENKMISVERILQYSNLTSEAPLVIEESRPPNNWPEVGTICFKNLQVRYAEHLPSVLKNITCTFPGRKKVGVVGRTGSGKSTLIQAIFRVVEPREGSIIVDDVDICKIGLHDLRSRLSIIPQDPAMFEGTVRTNLDPLQQYSDSEIWEALDKCQLGHLVHDKEEKLDSTVVENGENWSVGQRQLFCLGRALLKKSSILVLDEATASVDSATDGVLQKIISQEFTNRTVVTIAHRIHTVIDSDLVLVLSEGKIAEYDTPGKLLERPDSFFSKLIKEYSSRSQNFNNLANTHN; this is translated from the exons ATGGTTTTGGAGAACATGTTCAATTTACAAG AAAAGATTCTTCAATTTTGGACAGAATGGCTGCAACTAGACTCGCCTTGTTTGTGGGAGCATGCCAGCATCGTTGTGCAACTCGGTTTCTATGCAATAATTTTAGTACATCTAGCACGAAATTTTCCAGGCCTGATATGCAAAAACAGAAGAAAGGTTATGGATAGAGGCATAGACAAGTACCTCATCAGAATAAAAGTCAGCACTGCATATATAGCCAGCATAATTTGTTCCTGTTTACTACTGGGAATTCACTTCTTAATGCTAATGATGCTGCTAAATGGTAGTGGAACTCAATGCAACTCTAAAGCTCGAGCTTTTTCCTCAGAAATTATGCAAGTGCTATCATGGGCAATCACACTTGTTACTGTATACATAATCCCCAATAAAAAGAACATCAAGTTCCCCTGGTTACTAAGAGCATGGTGGCTTTGCAGCTTCCTGTTGTCCATTATTTGCACAGCTCTTGATACCCATTTCAGAGTTATAAACCATGGCAAACTTGGAGTACGAGATTATGCAGACTTCCTTGGCCTGCTTGCTTCTACATGCCTCTTAGTCATTTCAATCCGAGGGAAGACAGGTATCATCTTCAGTGTCcccaatggcattgccgaaccACTTCTCAATGGAAAAACTGATGAACATTCAGAATACAAGAGGATATCTTTATATGGCAAAGCTACTCTTGTCCAACTTGTTACCTTCTCTTGGATGAATCCACTTTTTGCTGTTGGGTTTAAGAAACCCCTCGAACAGGAGGAAATTCCCGATGTTGATATCAAGGACTCAGCAAGATTTCTCTCCCATTCCTTCAACGAGAGTCTAAAACAAGTTAAGGAGAGAGATGGGACTACAAATCCATCCATCTATAAGGCAATTTATTTGTATACCAGGAAGAAAGCAGCAATCAATGCATTATTTGCAGTGATAAGCGCTGCAGCATCCTATGTTGGCCCATACCTCATTAATGACTTTGTACGTTTCTTAACTGAGAGGAGCACCAGGAGTTTAGAGAGTGGGTACCTTCTGGCCCTAGGCTTTTTAGGTGCCAAAACCGTTGAGACAATCACACAAAGGCAATGGATTTTTGGGGCACGCCTGCTAGGCCTTCACCTTAGAGTTGCTCTTATATCTCGCATATACAAAAAAGGCTTACTCCTGTCAAGTCAATCCCGCCAGAACCACACTAGTGGAGAGATCATCAACTATATGAGTGTAGATATCCAAAGAATCACAGACTTCATTTGGTACTTAAACATAATATGGATGTTGCCTGTACAAATATCCTTAGCAATCTACATTCTACATACAAATCTAGGTTTGGGGTCATTCGCTGCATTAGCTGCAACTTTAATAGTCATGGGTTGCAATATACCCCTTACAAGAGTCCAGAAGAGATATCAATCTAAGATCATGGAAGCCAAGGACAATAGGATGAAATCCACTTCAGAAGTTCTTCGAAACATGAAGGCTCTTAAACTTCAAGCTTGGGACATTGAATTCCTTCAAAGGTTAGAAAGCTTGAGGAAAATAGAGTATGGTTGGTTATGGAAATCACTAAGGCTGTCAGCACTTTCAGCTCTTATCTTCTGGGGATCACCCGCATTTATCTCTGTGGTAACTTTTGGGGCATGTATGCTAATGGGGATTGAACTCACAGCTGGAAGAGTCTTATCTGCATTGGCCACCTTCCGAATGCTACAAGACCCTATATTCAATCTGCCTGACTTACTGTCTGTGATTGCACAGGCAAAAGTCTCAGCTGATAGAATTAGTTCCTACCTCCAGCAGGATGAAATTCAAAAGGATGCCATTGAGTATATTCCAAAACATCAAACAGAGTATGACATTGAGATTGACAGTGGAAGATTCAGCTGGGATCTTGAGTCAAGGAATCCAACTCTGGAAGGAATACAGTTAAAAGTGAAGAGGGGAATGAAGGTGGCAATATGCGGGACTGTGGGAGCAGGGAAGTCAAGCCTGCTCTCATGTGTGCTTGGAGAAATACAAAAGCTGTCAGGGACAGTGAAGATCAGTGGTACAAAGGCTTATGTGCCTCAGTCTCCATGGATACTGACAGGAAATATCAGGGAGAATATTCTCTTTGGGAATAAGTATGACAGTGCTAAGTATAACAGAACAGTCAAAGCATGTGCTTTGACAAAGgattttgaacttttctccTGTGGTGATCTAACAGAGATCGGTGAAAGAGGGATAAATATGAGTGGTGGCCAGAAGCAAAGGATACAGATTGCTCGTGCAGCATACCAAGATGCTGATATATATCTACTTGATGATCCTTTCAGTGCAGTTGATGCTCATACAGGCACCCAACTCTTTGAG GAATGCCTGATGGGGATTCTTAAAGAGAAGACTATACTTTTTGTTACTCACCAAGTTGAGTTTCTTCCAGCAGCAGACCTAATTCTG GTGATGCAAAATGGAAGAATTGCACAAGCCGGACGATTCGAAGAACTTATGAAGCAAAAAATAGGATTTGAGGTTTTGGTTGGTGCTCATAGCCAGGCTCTAGACTCTATCCTCTCAGTTGAAAATTCAAGTAGAACATCCCAAAGCCCTACAGCTGATGATGAATTGAACACAGATTCAACTTCAAATGCAGAACTTCTACACACACAACATGACTCTGAGCATAATCTCTCTCTTGAAATTACAGAAATAGGAGGTAAATTGGTGCaagatgaagaaagagagaaaggaagcaTCGGAAAAGAAGTTTACTGGTCTTATTTGACCGTTGTGAAAGGTGGGGCCCTAGTTCCATTCATCCTTTTGGCACAGTCATCATTCCAAATATTACAGGTAGCAAGTAACTACTGGATGGCATGGGCTTCTCCTCCCACAAGTGAGACAGAACCAAAAGTGGCAATGGACTTCATATTGCTTGTTTATGTAGTACTAGCTGTTGGAAGTTCACTTTGTGTTTTGGCGCGAGCTGTACTAGTAGCGAAAGCAGGACTTTGGACAGCAGAAAAGCTATTCACAAACATGTTGCATAGTATATTCCGAGCACCAATGGCATTTTTTGATTCAACCCCATTTGGAAGAATCTTAAATCGG GCATCTACAGATCAAAGTGTGTTAGACTTGGAATTGGCAAACAAATTAGGTTGGTGTGCTTTCTCAATAATACAGCTTCTAGGGACTATTGCAGTGATGTCGCAGGTGGCATGGGAAGTATTTGTCATTTTCATTCCAGTAACTGCAATCTGCATATGGTATCAG CAATATTACATACCAACAGCAAGAGAACTGGCCCGCTTAGCCGGTATAGAACGAGCACCAATCCTCCACCACTTTGCAGAATCACTATCAGGAGCTGCAACAATCCGTGCTTTTGATCAAGAAGACCGTTTTATTGACGGAAACATTGGTCTTGTTGACAACCACTCAAGGCCATGGTTTCATAATATGTCAGCAATGGAATGGCTTTCTTTCAGACTGAATTTGCTATCTAATTTTGTGTTTGCCTTCTCATTGGTATTACTGGTGACCCTTCCTGAAGGAATTATCAATCCAA GCATTGCAGGGTTGGCAGTGACATATGGAATAAATTTGAATGTTTTGCAAGCTTCAATTATATGGAACATATGCAATGCAGAAAATAAGATGATATCAGTTGAAAGAATTCTTCAGTACTCGAACCTAACAAGCGAAGCGCCACTTGTGATTGAAGAGAGCAGACCACCAAATAACTGGCCAGAAGTTGGAACAATATGCTTCAAAAATTTGCAG GTCCGTTATGCTGAACATTTACCATCTGTCCTGAAAAACATTACTTGCACATTTCCGGGAAGGAAGAAAGTTGGTGTTGTAGGAAGGACAGGGAGTGGTAAATCAACCCTCATACAGGCCATTTTCAGGGTTGTTGAGCCCAGAGAGGGAAGCATTATAGTTGATGATGTGGATATTTGCAAGATAGGACTTCATGACTTAAGATCAAGGCTTAGCATCATACCACAGGACCCAGCTATGTTTGAGGGAACCGTTAGAACAAACTTAGACCCACTACAGCAGTATTCTGACAGTGAAATATGGGAG GCTCTGGATAAATGTCAACTAGGTCATTTAGTGCATGATAAGGAAGAGAAGTTGGATTCCACAG TGGTTGAAAACGGAGAAAACTGGAGTGTGGGCCAAAGACAATTATTTTGCCTTGGAAGAGCCTTGCTGAAGAAGAGTAGCATTCTTGTACTGGATGAAGCGACAGCCTCAGTTGATTCTGCAACTGATGGAGTATTACAGAAGATCATTAGTCAAGAGTTCACAAATCGGACAGTTGTCACTATAGCCCACAGAATCCACACGGTTATAGATAGTGATCTTGTTTTGGTCCTCAGTGAAGGCAA AATTGCAGAATATGACACGCCAGGAAAGCTACTAGAACGACCAGATTCGTTCTTCTCTAAACTCATAAAGGAGTATTCCTCAAGATCACAAAATTTCAACAACTTAGCAAATACTCATAATTAA